A single genomic interval of Chitinophaga sp. 180180018-3 harbors:
- a CDS encoding TolC family protein, whose amino-acid sequence MKSKLTFLLLSLLFYNYCRAQTAPGFRELLDSAMVRDADLRGQITKNKLTGLDQHKLKDVYLPTLEVSGMAGYMNATARVISPELNLAPFLNIPEGKYNNNITASGFSGLAKADAKMLLHSGGKVKYLSKALGEKKLSENTLLEKTSDEVVAMVSRAYDQLALVHQSKRVLDEAKKRLDANRKTADKALGYGLITPYDHKKIEVAQATLDAKVAEYEGKKELLLTQLEVLTGIDKNRLRLIEPVLVPMTPPVPQKTIADRAEIRALNHGINASAYKIKAEQTWWIPKVQLMASAAYFGLYGSRIKSSDNIIPPIPAIGYPGHKLDWRPTNLNIFPLVLAGVGFKWEIFDGREGKHAIEVARIDQELLENQKYDALRKLTLNQANNQSNYDIANAQIALKKKQQEIAGDALVQAEKEFRYGMSKSTQLIDAENDLETAELEYQNAIFNQRRAAIEMMRSTQELDVNKLY is encoded by the coding sequence ATGAAAAGTAAGCTGACTTTCCTACTCCTTTCACTTTTGTTTTACAACTATTGCCGGGCGCAAACAGCGCCGGGTTTCAGGGAATTGCTTGACAGTGCCATGGTGCGGGATGCGGACCTTCGGGGTCAGATCACCAAAAATAAACTTACCGGTCTTGATCAGCACAAACTCAAAGATGTTTACCTCCCCACGCTGGAAGTAAGCGGTATGGCGGGCTACATGAATGCCACTGCGCGCGTTATATCTCCCGAGCTGAACCTGGCGCCGTTTCTGAATATCCCGGAAGGTAAATACAACAACAACATTACGGCATCGGGTTTTTCGGGGCTGGCAAAGGCAGACGCCAAAATGCTGTTGCATTCCGGTGGCAAAGTAAAATATCTCAGCAAAGCATTGGGAGAAAAGAAATTGTCTGAAAATACATTGCTGGAAAAAACGAGTGATGAAGTAGTAGCGATGGTATCGCGGGCATATGATCAGCTGGCACTGGTGCATCAGTCGAAACGCGTGCTGGATGAAGCGAAAAAGAGATTGGATGCCAACCGTAAAACGGCCGACAAAGCGTTGGGATATGGACTCATCACCCCCTACGATCATAAAAAAATAGAAGTAGCGCAAGCTACACTGGATGCTAAAGTAGCGGAATATGAAGGGAAGAAGGAACTGCTACTGACCCAACTGGAGGTATTGACCGGTATCGACAAAAACAGGCTTCGGCTTATTGAGCCTGTACTGGTGCCCATGACACCGCCAGTGCCTCAGAAAACGATAGCAGACCGCGCGGAGATCCGGGCATTGAACCACGGTATTAATGCGTCTGCCTATAAAATAAAAGCAGAACAAACCTGGTGGATCCCAAAAGTACAGCTGATGGCATCCGCCGCGTATTTCGGTCTCTATGGCAGCAGGATTAAATCGTCTGATAACATCATCCCTCCTATCCCGGCAATTGGTTACCCTGGCCATAAGCTCGACTGGCGGCCTACGAATCTGAATATATTCCCTTTAGTACTGGCTGGTGTTGGATTCAAATGGGAGATCTTCGATGGCAGGGAAGGCAAACATGCCATCGAAGTTGCCCGTATCGACCAGGAGTTGCTGGAGAATCAGAAGTATGATGCATTACGTAAACTCACATTGAACCAGGCCAACAATCAATCTAATTATGATATCGCCAATGCGCAGATTGCGCTGAAGAAAAAGCAGCAGGAAATAGCCGGTGATGCGTTGGTACAGGCCGAGAAGGAGTTCAGGTATGGTATGTCCAAATCCACTCAGCTGATAGATGCAGAAAACGACCTGGAGACGGCCGAGCTGGAATATCAAAATGCGATCTTCAATCAGCGCAGAGCTGCTATTGAAATGATGCGGTCGACACAGGAACTGGATGTTAATAAACTATATTAA
- the mgtA gene encoding magnesium-translocating P-type ATPase: protein MQPGEKNLIYEIAAADTSSVLLALKADATQGLTSEEAGRRIHLYGPNTIDDKKKTAEWLQLLSHFKSPLVIILMIAGMISLSMGETINAIIIIFIVLLSVGMDYWQEHDARNAAAALKNSIRNKVEVLRDGSWQELFPEDLCPGDIIRLNAGKIIPADARLLEAKDLFVNQSSLTGESFPAEKTSDPLTETADGLSSLNNTVFMGSNVISGVAQAVVVVTGKESEFGKIAEKLIQRPIETDFSRGIRDFGYLIMKVTLLLVLFIFLVNAISKHNLLESLMFAVAVAVGLTPELLPMIMSVTMAKGAVHMAKKGVIVKNITAIPNFGSMEVLCTDKTGTITEDKIALVRCIDLHNQESTEVFKYVYLNSYYQSGIHSPLDDAILHYSQPDITSFKKEDEIPFDFSRKRLSVVVSDDGRYQLICKGAPDEVMKHCIMDEQLREQAHLLYENLSSEGFRALAVAVRNVPASERYVKEDEQDMQLSGFAIFRDPPKPFVADTINALQNMGVEVKIITGDNHLVTQHICGEIGLPVKGMITGVETDGLSDEALLQRISDTTIFARFAPEQKNRIIQVLKKKHRAVGYMGDGINDAPSLKTADIGITVNSAAEVAKDAADIILTRKDLLVLKEGILEGRKTFGNTMKYIRMGISSNFGNMFSMAAASLFLPFLPMLPVQVLINNFLYDTSQITIPTDHVDKKYILTPQSWNMKDIRRFMILFGLLSSAFDLLTFFLLHGYFAVGPELFRTGWFMESLATQVLVVFIIRTEQLPFIQSKPAPQLAISVSGCLLAGWLLPYLPFSSSIGFKPLPWNILLYIIVLVIVYLLCAELLKQWLRRHGQKQYARQSPSPATGYTKRYSPVLNKK from the coding sequence ATGCAACCAGGGGAAAAAAACCTGATATATGAAATTGCCGCCGCCGACACCAGCTCCGTTTTGTTGGCGCTAAAGGCAGACGCTACGCAGGGCCTTACTTCCGAAGAAGCCGGGCGACGTATTCATCTATATGGACCTAATACAATAGATGATAAAAAAAAGACGGCAGAGTGGCTCCAGTTGTTGTCACATTTTAAAAGTCCACTTGTAATAATACTGATGATAGCCGGTATGATTTCTCTTTCTATGGGAGAAACCATAAACGCCATCATTATCATTTTTATCGTGCTGCTCAGTGTTGGCATGGACTACTGGCAGGAACATGATGCGCGTAATGCCGCAGCTGCATTGAAGAATAGTATACGGAACAAAGTAGAGGTGCTTAGAGATGGAAGCTGGCAGGAACTGTTTCCGGAAGACCTGTGCCCGGGCGACATCATCCGGCTCAACGCCGGTAAGATTATTCCGGCCGACGCCCGCCTGCTGGAAGCAAAAGATCTTTTTGTAAATCAATCGTCGCTTACAGGAGAATCATTTCCGGCAGAAAAAACAAGCGATCCATTAACAGAAACGGCCGATGGACTAAGTTCCTTAAATAATACCGTATTCATGGGATCCAATGTCATATCCGGCGTAGCACAGGCGGTGGTTGTAGTAACAGGCAAAGAAAGTGAGTTTGGAAAAATTGCAGAAAAGCTGATACAACGTCCTATAGAAACGGATTTCAGCCGGGGTATCCGCGATTTCGGTTATCTGATTATGAAAGTAACCCTTCTTCTGGTGTTGTTTATCTTTCTCGTCAATGCTATTTCCAAACACAACCTGCTGGAATCTCTTATGTTCGCAGTGGCAGTAGCTGTAGGTCTCACGCCGGAACTGCTCCCGATGATCATGAGTGTTACGATGGCGAAGGGAGCTGTTCATATGGCTAAAAAAGGAGTGATCGTTAAGAACATCACTGCCATACCAAACTTCGGAAGTATGGAAGTATTGTGTACTGATAAAACCGGCACCATTACCGAAGATAAAATAGCGCTGGTGCGATGTATAGATCTGCATAACCAGGAATCAACGGAAGTATTTAAATATGTTTACCTGAACAGTTATTACCAGAGCGGTATCCATAGCCCGCTGGATGATGCTATTCTGCATTATAGCCAGCCCGACATTACTTCCTTTAAAAAAGAAGACGAAATCCCTTTTGACTTTTCCCGCAAGCGTTTGAGTGTGGTAGTATCAGACGACGGAAGGTACCAGTTGATCTGCAAAGGAGCACCGGATGAAGTAATGAAGCATTGCATCATGGATGAGCAGTTACGCGAGCAGGCGCATTTACTTTATGAAAACCTTAGCAGTGAAGGGTTCCGGGCACTTGCCGTAGCTGTCAGAAATGTACCGGCAAGTGAAAGATATGTAAAGGAAGATGAGCAGGATATGCAATTATCCGGATTCGCTATATTCAGGGATCCACCCAAACCGTTTGTTGCGGATACTATAAACGCCTTGCAAAACATGGGAGTTGAAGTGAAAATTATTACCGGCGACAATCACCTGGTTACACAACATATCTGCGGGGAGATTGGTTTGCCGGTAAAGGGTATGATAACAGGTGTGGAAACAGATGGTCTCAGTGATGAAGCATTACTTCAACGGATATCCGATACAACTATCTTTGCGAGGTTTGCGCCTGAACAGAAAAACAGGATTATCCAGGTATTGAAAAAAAAGCACCGGGCAGTAGGTTATATGGGAGATGGTATAAATGACGCGCCTTCATTAAAGACCGCTGATATTGGTATTACCGTCAACAGTGCAGCAGAAGTAGCCAAGGATGCGGCCGATATTATTCTTACCCGCAAAGATCTGCTGGTACTGAAAGAAGGGATACTGGAAGGCAGGAAAACGTTTGGTAATACCATGAAATACATCAGAATGGGCATCAGCTCCAATTTCGGGAACATGTTCTCTATGGCTGCTGCCAGCCTGTTTCTTCCGTTCCTGCCCATGTTGCCGGTTCAGGTACTTATCAACAATTTTTTGTACGACACCTCCCAGATTACTATCCCCACCGATCATGTTGATAAAAAATATATCCTTACCCCACAAAGCTGGAATATGAAAGATATCCGGCGTTTCATGATCCTGTTTGGCCTGCTCAGCTCTGCATTTGATTTGCTCACTTTCTTTTTATTACACGGTTATTTTGCAGTTGGACCGGAATTATTCCGAACAGGATGGTTCATGGAATCCCTGGCTACACAGGTACTTGTTGTTTTCATCATCCGTACAGAACAGCTGCCGTTTATTCAAAGCAAACCCGCGCCTCAGCTGGCGATAAGCGTATCCGGCTGCCTGCTGGCAGGATGGCTGCTTCCCTATCTTCCTTTCAGTAGCAGCATTGGATTCAAACCTCTTCCCTGGAACATTCTTCTTTACATCATTGTACTGGTGATAGTTTACCTGCTATGCGCCGAGCTGCTTAAACAATGGCTGCGGCGGCACGGTCAAAAGCAGTATGCCAGGCAGTCCCCTTCCCCCGCTACCGGCTATACGAAGCGTTATAGTCCCGTATTGAATAAAAAATAA
- a CDS encoding acetyl-CoA hydrolase/transferase C-terminal domain-containing protein yields MSKISYQTTEEALSLVRSGDRVFVHGSAATPLFLVNGLFKKAGQLSDIELVSISTYGNIEWNQPAVQEHFRLNSLFVSANVREWVNNGSGGYVPIFLSEIPHLFEKGYLPLDVAMVHVSPPDEHGYCTLGTSVDAAFSAVRNAKIVIAQVNPQMPRVMGDGVIHHSRFDAMVWQSTELPEVSYATETNDVSEKIAAYVAGLIDDGATLQVGIGSIPDAVLKQLTNHKGLGLHTEMFSDGVVSLVEKGIITNEHKEIRRGKIVSSFILGTRKVYDFVDNNPYVSLMDVSFVNDSDIIRKNPKVVAINSAIEIDLTGQVCADSIGTYQYSGIGGQMDFMRGAALSEGGKPVIALPSTTRKGISRIVPSLKQGAGVVTTRGHVHYVVTEFGVVNLYGKSLEQRARLLISIAHPDHREELEKACRERFKKSFRTIF; encoded by the coding sequence ATGTCAAAAATTTCCTATCAGACAACAGAAGAAGCTTTATCGCTGGTGCGCAGTGGCGACCGTGTTTTCGTTCATGGCAGTGCAGCCACACCATTGTTCCTTGTAAACGGCTTATTTAAAAAGGCCGGGCAGCTGAGCGATATAGAACTGGTCTCTATCAGTACCTACGGAAATATAGAATGGAACCAACCGGCTGTACAGGAGCATTTCCGCCTGAATTCCCTGTTTGTTTCCGCCAATGTAAGAGAATGGGTGAATAATGGCAGCGGAGGATATGTACCCATCTTTCTGAGTGAGATCCCGCATCTGTTTGAAAAGGGATATCTTCCCCTGGATGTTGCCATGGTACATGTATCGCCGCCTGATGAACATGGTTACTGTACGCTCGGCACTTCTGTTGACGCTGCTTTCAGCGCTGTCAGGAATGCAAAAATTGTGATCGCCCAGGTTAACCCGCAAATGCCACGGGTGATGGGCGACGGCGTTATTCATCATTCCCGTTTCGACGCCATGGTATGGCAAAGCACGGAGTTGCCGGAGGTGAGTTATGCAACAGAAACGAATGATGTTTCTGAAAAAATTGCGGCTTATGTTGCCGGGCTGATCGACGATGGCGCAACGCTCCAGGTAGGAATTGGCAGCATCCCGGATGCAGTATTGAAGCAGCTTACCAATCATAAAGGATTGGGCTTACATACAGAAATGTTTTCTGACGGCGTGGTATCACTGGTTGAAAAAGGAATCATCACCAATGAACATAAGGAAATAAGAAGAGGAAAGATTGTCAGCAGTTTTATATTGGGAACGCGAAAGGTTTACGATTTCGTTGATAACAATCCCTATGTAAGCCTGATGGATGTTTCCTTTGTAAATGACAGTGATATCATCCGCAAAAACCCCAAAGTGGTAGCCATCAACAGTGCTATAGAGATTGATCTTACCGGGCAGGTATGTGCGGATTCTATTGGCACCTATCAGTATTCAGGTATAGGCGGACAAATGGATTTCATGCGGGGAGCCGCATTGTCGGAAGGTGGAAAACCTGTGATTGCATTGCCTTCCACTACACGCAAAGGCATTTCCCGTATCGTGCCCAGTCTGAAACAGGGAGCCGGAGTGGTAACAACAAGAGGACATGTACACTACGTAGTCACTGAATTTGGTGTGGTGAATCTGTATGGCAAAAGCCTGGAACAAAGAGCACGTTTGCTGATCAGCATCGCTCATCCCGATCACAGGGAAGAACTGGAAAAGGCTTGTCGCGAGCGCTTTAAAAAATCATTCCGAACGATTTTCTAA
- a CDS encoding cation-translocating P-type ATPase: MNSIQPPLPQGLAGKDIPGLQQQYGKNVFEATSSRGLFFILKDLVREPMFLLLLFASLLYFMLGSITEGTTMLVAMMLVSAVSVYEGARSEKALEALKQYTAPSVSVVRDGILESVATSELVPGDLILLQEGDLIPADGQVIDANDLTVDEAIITGESFPVEKNTTPENNLVLQGTTINAGKCTVRVTTTGSRTVLGKLGKSIDAPQTSRTLLQEQVNNTVRRLAVFGVAAFLLICLVNYIKSHDITGSLLLGLTLAMAAIPEEIPVAFSSFMALGAFYMSRMGIICRRPQTIEYLGSMNVLCLDKTGTITENRMNVAMIYDYNADKLTDLEQEQLQSSRVLYYATLASEHPAFDSMEKAIINAYEQQKDVEYMPAMIHEYPLEGRPLMMTHVYPSPQGALAAAKGGPERIMAVCRLDQATMARLNGMLAAMAEKGYRILGVASAMADREKLPAHQDDFNWKLEGFISLYDPPRQNAAQAIKDLYNAGVDVKLLTGDYPRTAIHIAEKTGLKNSGNYISGEEIMKMEETQLQETLVRTNIFARMFPEAKLRVINALKTMNLITGMTGDGVNDGPALKAAHIGIAMGKKGTEIARLAADMVITDDNLANIPEAVRQGRRINNNLKKAIRYIMSIHIPIILTATAPLLLGWKYPVIFDPIHIIFLELIMGPTCSFFFEKEPVETAAMKKPVRRLSGGLFTTGETLITIVQGLVITVGVLGIYHYFMKTASLEVTRTEVFITLVISNIFLTFANRSFTENILHTIRYSNKLAPLIVAISILFIAAIYFIPVLRGLFGIAGISLSWFLIAMLTAFICVFWFEIYKSILFRRSRP; this comes from the coding sequence TTGAATTCAATCCAGCCCCCACTGCCGCAAGGACTGGCGGGTAAAGACATCCCAGGCCTACAACAACAGTATGGCAAAAATGTTTTTGAAGCAACATCTTCACGTGGTTTATTCTTTATACTGAAAGATCTCGTACGGGAACCGATGTTTTTGTTATTGCTGTTTGCAAGCCTTCTTTATTTTATGCTGGGAAGCATTACCGAAGGCACAACGATGTTGGTGGCCATGATGCTGGTGAGTGCTGTTTCCGTATACGAGGGGGCCAGGAGCGAAAAGGCATTGGAGGCGCTGAAACAGTATACAGCTCCCAGCGTTTCGGTGGTACGCGATGGCATCCTGGAATCTGTGGCAACCAGCGAACTGGTACCCGGCGACCTGATCTTACTGCAGGAAGGGGACCTGATTCCTGCAGATGGCCAGGTCATAGACGCCAACGATCTGACCGTTGATGAGGCTATCATTACCGGAGAATCTTTCCCGGTGGAAAAGAATACCACACCCGAAAACAACCTGGTACTTCAGGGAACTACCATCAATGCAGGTAAATGTACCGTCAGGGTAACTACTACCGGAAGCCGGACGGTATTGGGCAAGCTGGGTAAAAGTATAGACGCCCCGCAAACTTCGCGGACGTTGCTGCAGGAACAGGTTAACAATACCGTACGGCGCCTGGCCGTATTTGGCGTGGCAGCTTTCCTGCTCATTTGCCTGGTGAACTACATTAAAAGTCATGATATCACAGGCAGCCTTTTGCTGGGACTGACATTGGCAATGGCTGCCATTCCTGAAGAAATACCCGTTGCATTTTCGTCATTCATGGCTTTGGGCGCATTTTATATGTCGAGGATGGGGATCATCTGCCGGCGGCCGCAAACAATAGAATACCTGGGTTCCATGAATGTGCTATGCCTCGATAAAACCGGTACTATCACGGAAAACCGGATGAATGTGGCCATGATATACGACTATAATGCTGATAAGCTTACTGACCTGGAACAGGAACAATTACAAAGTTCCCGCGTATTGTATTATGCAACACTGGCCTCGGAACACCCGGCATTCGACAGCATGGAAAAAGCAATTATCAATGCCTATGAACAGCAAAAGGATGTTGAATATATGCCCGCTATGATTCATGAATACCCGCTGGAAGGGCGTCCGCTGATGATGACGCATGTATATCCTTCTCCGCAGGGCGCCCTGGCAGCCGCAAAAGGAGGGCCGGAGCGGATTATGGCCGTTTGCCGGCTGGATCAGGCAACCATGGCCAGGCTTAACGGCATGCTGGCGGCCATGGCGGAAAAAGGATACCGGATCCTGGGTGTAGCCAGCGCCATGGCCGACAGGGAAAAATTACCAGCACACCAGGATGATTTCAACTGGAAGCTAGAGGGATTTATCAGCCTGTACGATCCGCCCAGGCAAAATGCCGCCCAGGCTATAAAGGACTTATATAATGCCGGTGTAGACGTAAAACTCCTTACTGGTGATTACCCGCGTACAGCTATTCATATTGCCGAAAAAACGGGTTTGAAAAATAGCGGGAATTATATATCTGGTGAAGAGATAATGAAGATGGAGGAAACGCAATTGCAGGAAACGCTGGTAAGAACAAACATTTTTGCACGCATGTTTCCTGAAGCCAAACTGAGAGTGATCAATGCCCTGAAAACAATGAACCTCATCACAGGAATGACGGGAGATGGTGTGAATGATGGCCCGGCGCTGAAAGCAGCCCATATCGGTATTGCAATGGGGAAAAAGGGAACAGAAATAGCAAGGCTCGCGGCCGACATGGTGATCACAGACGATAACCTGGCAAATATTCCCGAGGCAGTCAGGCAGGGACGAAGGATCAACAACAATCTGAAAAAAGCAATACGCTATATTATGTCCATTCACATCCCTATCATACTTACTGCCACTGCACCATTGCTGCTGGGATGGAAGTATCCTGTTATTTTTGATCCCATACATATTATTTTCCTGGAATTGATAATGGGGCCCACCTGTTCTTTCTTTTTTGAAAAAGAGCCGGTTGAAACAGCTGCCATGAAAAAGCCGGTCAGACGCCTTTCAGGGGGATTGTTTACTACCGGCGAAACCCTGATTACTATTGTACAGGGACTTGTGATCACTGTGGGAGTATTGGGGATTTATCACTATTTTATGAAAACAGCATCCCTTGAAGTCACCAGAACTGAGGTATTCATAACATTGGTAATCAGCAACATTTTTCTGACATTCGCGAACCGGTCCTTTACAGAAAATATCCTGCATACCATCAGGTACAGCAATAAACTGGCTCCACTGATTGTGGCAATCTCTATTCTTTTTATAGCGGCTATATACTTCATTCCGGTGTTGCGCGGTTTATTTGGAATAGCCGGAATTAGCCTGTCATGGTTCCTGATAGCCATGCTAACAGCCTTTATTTGCGTTTTCTGGTTTGAGATTTATAAGTCAATATTGTTCCGGAGAAGCAGGCCGTAA
- a CDS encoding zinc-dependent alcohol dehydrogenase family protein: MKALVYHGPGNKAWEEKPKPSILEATDAVVRITRTTICGTDLHILKGDVPEVTDGRILGHEGVGIVEETGTAVTNFRKGDHVLISCITSCGKCSYCKRGMYSHCENGGWILGHLIDGTQAEYVRIPHADTSLYRIPENADEEALVMLSDILPTGFECGVLNGKVQPGSTVAIVGAGPIGLAALLTAQFYTPAEIIMIDPDDNRLQVAQQFGGTRVINNSQENAAEKVMQLTGGVGVDTVIEAVGIPATFELCQLLVAPGGTIANVGVHGKSATIHLENLWARNITITTRLVDTVTTPMLLKTVNARKIDALKLVTHRFKLNDIIHAYETFGNAAAKKALKVILINE; this comes from the coding sequence ATGAAAGCATTAGTTTATCATGGCCCGGGCAATAAAGCCTGGGAAGAAAAGCCGAAACCATCCATCCTGGAGGCTACTGATGCCGTTGTGCGCATCACCAGAACTACCATCTGTGGAACCGATCTCCACATTTTGAAAGGCGACGTGCCGGAAGTTACAGATGGCCGTATACTCGGTCATGAGGGTGTTGGGATTGTGGAAGAAACAGGGACGGCCGTTACGAATTTCAGGAAAGGAGATCATGTGCTCATCTCCTGTATTACCTCCTGCGGAAAATGCAGTTATTGTAAACGGGGTATGTATTCGCATTGTGAAAACGGAGGCTGGATACTGGGTCACCTGATAGATGGTACACAGGCGGAGTACGTGCGGATTCCACATGCCGATACCAGTTTGTACCGGATACCGGAAAATGCTGACGAAGAGGCGCTGGTAATGTTGAGTGACATTCTGCCTACTGGCTTTGAATGTGGTGTATTGAACGGCAAAGTGCAGCCTGGCAGCACCGTCGCCATTGTAGGTGCAGGTCCCATTGGCCTGGCAGCCCTGCTTACCGCGCAATTTTACACACCGGCTGAAATTATCATGATAGATCCGGACGATAACCGTTTGCAGGTAGCCCAACAATTTGGCGGCACAAGGGTAATCAACAACAGTCAGGAGAATGCAGCAGAAAAAGTGATGCAGCTGACAGGAGGTGTGGGAGTGGATACCGTTATTGAAGCAGTGGGCATCCCGGCAACATTCGAGCTTTGCCAGCTGCTGGTGGCTCCGGGTGGTACCATTGCCAATGTGGGTGTGCACGGCAAAAGTGCCACGATTCACCTCGAGAACCTGTGGGCCAGGAATATCACTATCACCACGCGGCTTGTGGACACCGTCACTACTCCCATGTTGCTAAAAACAGTCAATGCCCGGAAGATCGACGCCCTTAAGCTGGTAACACACCGCTTCAAACTGAACGATATCATCCATGCATATGAAACCTTCGGAAATGCTGCTGCGAAAAAAGCGTTAAAGGTGATCCTTATCAACGAATAA
- a CDS encoding class I SAM-dependent methyltransferase, with protein MNNTTRFTNRANNYARFRPGYPAAIIDHLTSAIGLHSAMEVADIGSGTGISSVLFLDNGHTVYGVEPNDAMRAEAEKYLQGYDRFHSINGTAENTSLPDNSINIILAGQSFHWFAQQEAKQEFRRIARPDAHILLLWNIRDISTDFSAAYERIIARFGRGYEARNRDLAAEDRHTSFFSSSGYCRQTFTHTQLLDYEQLRGRLLSTSFLPSEEDADCAAMLAELAALFNCYEENGKIRFDYTTTLYTAKID; from the coding sequence ATGAACAATACTACCAGATTTACGAACCGCGCCAACAACTACGCCAGGTTTCGCCCCGGATATCCTGCTGCCATCATAGATCATCTGACATCCGCTATTGGCCTGCATAGCGCGATGGAGGTAGCTGATATCGGTTCGGGCACAGGTATTTCATCTGTGTTGTTTCTCGATAACGGTCATACCGTTTACGGAGTAGAGCCGAATGACGCGATGCGAGCGGAAGCAGAAAAGTATCTGCAGGGATATGACAGATTTCATAGTATTAACGGCACGGCAGAAAACACTTCCCTGCCCGATAACAGTATCAACATTATCCTTGCGGGACAATCGTTTCATTGGTTTGCGCAGCAGGAAGCGAAGCAGGAATTCAGGAGAATTGCCAGGCCTGATGCACATATTCTGTTGTTATGGAATATACGTGATATATCAACGGATTTTTCAGCTGCTTATGAGCGCATCATTGCCCGGTTCGGAAGAGGTTATGAAGCGCGTAACAGAGACCTGGCAGCGGAAGACAGGCATACTTCATTTTTTTCATCGTCCGGGTACTGCAGGCAGACATTCACGCACACGCAACTGCTGGACTACGAGCAGCTGCGCGGCCGTTTGTTATCGACCTCCTTTCTGCCTTCAGAAGAAGATGCAGATTGTGCAGCCATGCTGGCGGAACTGGCAGCGTTGTTCAATTGTTATGAAGAAAACGGGAAGATCAGGTTTGATTATACCACAACCCTATATACGGCAAAGATCGACTAG